In Chrysiogenes arsenatis DSM 11915, the following proteins share a genomic window:
- a CDS encoding helix-turn-helix domain-containing protein, whose protein sequence is MAQKTYTPVMSSYKLIDIMEFLHQQSTAVSAAEIARGLELPHGTVMSHLSVLLERKWVRMSGALYEPGNRISALYAAYVQALKHKRHTLDGEIATLGG, encoded by the coding sequence ATGGCACAAAAAACCTACACGCCGGTGATGAGCAGCTACAAGCTGATCGACATCATGGAGTTTTTACACCAGCAAAGTACGGCGGTGAGTGCGGCAGAGATTGCCCGTGGTTTAGAGCTGCCGCACGGGACGGTGATGAGTCACCTGAGTGTGCTTTTGGAGCGCAAGTGGGTGCGGATGAGTGGGGCGCTGTACGAGCCGGGCAACCGGATTAGCGCGCTGTATGCGGCGTATGTACAGGCACTGAAGCACAAGCGGCACACGCTTGATGGCGAGATTGCGACACTGGGAGGGTGA